The following proteins are encoded in a genomic region of Streptococcus equi subsp. equi:
- a CDS encoding phage protein: protein MAYKLYTKADVGDNMLLVVGHLPDNTKRLKIQRETLDVLSITHYSSYDMVQLKSTVKRSHSKNTVVTLVAAAASKPKAKPKHVLNFAKANKVYLGSTRVIAVYLGDRLLWSDKDSSGNKTVSVVGSLDIRQSQKMLYLYLIASDIADVKSKRIKSIAINGVNLSSAAQINFEDSDYYCLVTIERVANIKEIKNIAQKNKITLEF, encoded by the coding sequence ATGGCATATAAGCTTTACACTAAAGCTGATGTTGGTGACAACATGTTGCTTGTTGTTGGCCATTTGCCTGACAATACAAAGCGATTAAAAATCCAGCGTGAGACGTTAGATGTATTGAGTATTACCCACTATAGCTCTTATGATATGGTACAACTCAAGTCGACAGTCAAAAGATCCCACAGCAAAAATACAGTTGTTACTCTTGTAGCTGCAGCTGCTAGCAAGCCCAAAGCTAAGCCAAAGCACGTTTTAAACTTTGCTAAGGCTAATAAGGTCTATCTAGGCAGCACTCGTGTAATAGCGGTTTATCTGGGTGATCGACTGCTCTGGTCCGACAAAGACAGCAGCGGGAACAAAACTGTCTCTGTTGTGGGGAGTCTTGATATCAGACAATCACAAAAAATGCTGTATTTGTACTTAATAGCGTCAGACATTGCAGATGTCAAAAGCAAGCGCATTAAATCGATAGCGATAAATGGCGTTAACCTGTCAAGCGCTGCACAAATCAATTTTGAGGATAGCGACTATTATTGTCTAGTGACAATCGAGCGAGTTGCTAACATCAAAGAGATCAAAAATATAGCGCAAAAAAACAAAATCACGCTAGAGTTTTAG